One Oryzomonas sagensis DNA segment encodes these proteins:
- a CDS encoding sensor histidine kinase has protein sequence MRAAQPSISVLYVEDEQSARDILGSVFESKYRFARLDAAENGEQGLALFKQHHHDIVITDISMPVMDGVEMAASIRDIAPETAIIVLTAHSGTRYLLDSIELGINNYVLKPVNYEKLFAAIDKNIAMITLKRKVASQHRFICKLSRAVEQSPSTVLITDERGEIEYANPKFFELTGYSPDEVMGKNPRILKSGTMSPAFYGALWRTIASGKEWYGEFLNRKKNGELYWESAAISPVIDETGTITNYVAVKEDITARKRAEEKIEALNAALADRARELESANADLEAFNYTVSHDLRNPLTIISSYSQLLLDKCGASLDEQGEKIVGIISHKAKQMEDLLSALIAFSKLSQQVIDKETVDLTAIASGIRAELHMKEPERQTGFCIQEGVSCCADKHLMHIVLSNLMGNAWKYTALKDEPQIEFGMAAADGKPVYFVRDNGVGFDMDKADRMFGTFQRLHTDGNFEGFGIGLATVQRIIDKHQGRIWAEGEPGKGATFFFSF, from the coding sequence ATGCGGGCCGCTCAGCCGTCAATTTCTGTCTTGTATGTGGAGGATGAACAGAGCGCCCGGGATATCCTCGGCTCGGTATTTGAAAGCAAGTACCGTTTCGCGCGCCTCGATGCCGCCGAGAACGGGGAACAGGGGCTTGCGCTCTTCAAACAGCATCACCACGATATCGTCATTACGGACATCAGCATGCCGGTTATGGATGGCGTTGAAATGGCTGCCTCCATACGGGACATCGCCCCGGAAACGGCCATCATCGTCTTGACGGCCCACAGCGGAACGCGATACCTGCTGGACTCCATCGAGCTGGGCATAAACAATTACGTGCTCAAACCGGTGAATTACGAAAAACTCTTTGCCGCCATCGACAAGAACATCGCCATGATCACGCTGAAAAGGAAGGTGGCCTCTCAACACCGTTTTATCTGCAAGCTCTCCCGTGCCGTCGAACAGAGCCCCAGTACGGTATTGATAACCGATGAGCGCGGGGAGATCGAATATGCAAACCCCAAGTTTTTTGAACTTACCGGCTACTCCCCCGATGAGGTCATGGGGAAGAACCCGCGCATTCTCAAGTCAGGGACCATGTCGCCGGCCTTTTATGGCGCCTTGTGGCGCACCATCGCTTCGGGGAAGGAATGGTACGGAGAATTTCTGAACCGGAAAAAGAACGGGGAGCTTTATTGGGAATCTGCCGCCATTTCTCCGGTCATCGACGAAACCGGCACCATTACCAACTACGTTGCCGTAAAGGAAGACATAACCGCCCGCAAGCGTGCCGAAGAAAAGATCGAAGCCCTCAACGCCGCGCTGGCGGACCGCGCCCGGGAGCTGGAATCCGCCAATGCGGATCTGGAGGCATTCAATTATACGGTCTCCCACGATTTGCGGAATCCGTTGACCATCATCAGCAGCTACAGCCAGTTGCTCCTGGACAAGTGCGGCGCAAGCCTGGATGAGCAGGGGGAAAAGATCGTCGGGATCATCAGCCACAAAGCAAAGCAGATGGAGGATCTGCTGTCGGCCCTCATCGCATTTTCAAAATTGTCGCAGCAGGTCATCGACAAAGAAACGGTGGATCTCACTGCGATTGCCTCCGGCATCAGGGCTGAATTGCATATGAAGGAGCCGGAGCGGCAGACCGGATTTTGCATCCAGGAGGGTGTTTCTTGTTGCGCCGATAAACACCTGATGCACATCGTTTTGAGCAACCTCATGGGGAACGCCTGGAAATACACCGCTCTCAAAGACGAGCCGCAGATAGAATTCGGTATGGCCGCCGCCGATGGGAAACCGGTGTATTTTGTCCGGGATAATGGCGTCGGATTCGATATGGACAAGGCAGACAGGATGTTTGGAACCTTTCAGCGCCTGCATACCGACGGCAATTTCGAAGGATTCGGCATCGGGCTGGCAACCGTGCAGCGCATCATCGACAAGCACCAGGGGCGCATCTGGGCCGAGGGGGAGCCGGGCAAAGGCGCCACGTTCTTCTTTTCGTTCTGA